The DNA segment CGCAAGAATATGTTGCTTAATATTGTTTAAATCTAACTGGCTTAAATTTGAAGATAGTTCATCAAAAATCAGTAAATGATTGGTTTTATTTTCTTTCAGTAAATTAAATATTTTTACTCGTTGATTTTCCCCTGCACTCAATGTCGGTAAACTGCGAGAAAGGGACAAATGCCCTAATGATAATTTTTTCAGGGTTTCAAGATCATCAATAATCTGTCTAATATTTTCATTTTGAATGGATATTTTCGTTAAGAAATTGTGTAGTTCATTCAAGGATAAATGCAAAATATCAAAAATATTTTTATCTTTGATAAAAACAATGAGCGTTTCTTGCCCAAATCCTGTGCCTTGACAAGTTTCGCATAGTTGTTTCTGCACTTCGCCTTTTCCATTACAATTGCGACAATAATTTGCCAACACAGAATTTGTCGTTTTAGAAAAAAGACTATTGCATTTTCGTAATAAAATCTGACCGCTAAATGTATCTAATAAACTGCGATTAAAGAAAACCCACTCGTTATTGTGTTTCATTGCCAAATGAGTGGCATTTTTTTGATAAAGTGTAAACTGCGTAGCATCAATTTGAATGAGTATTTTATACTTTTCCGCTTTAATATTCCTAACTTTATCACTTGCGATCTCTTTTTCTCGATCTCGCTCATCAATAATAATAACCTTATTACTGTTTAATTTTTGACAAATAACATTAAAGCTTGACGCCGTTATTTCCTCATATTCACTGAATAAATAATAAAATTGTGCCGTTGGGTAAAATCTATAAAGTGCATTTAATGTCGTAATGCTATCAAGTTCTTCAATCACATTTCCTTTATGCAGCACAACACCATCATCAATAAATAATTTTTTTATTGATGAAAGCAAATTAGTTCTAGTTGCAACTGTTGAAGTAATAGACTGTCTTGATACTTGTTGTGCGATCAACTTGGTTGGCAAAATATGATCGCATTTTTCAAATTTTGGTCTAACCGTATAATAATAAAGGTCGTTTGTTTCCTGAGCAATTTTATATTGTCGCAAGCATTCTGCATAAAGCACTTTTTCAACTAAGGTACTTTTACCACTGCCACTCGTCCCTTTTACAACAATTAGTTGCCCGATTTCTGCCTTAAAATCAATATGTTTAAGGTTATTTTCATAAATATTATAAAATTCCATAAAACTACTCTTTTCTGTCAAATCTAACGGTTACAAGTTCTCTTGATTTGAATGTGCAATCTTGATTAAATTGCACTGTTGCTTGGGTTCTTTTATGTAATGCAAAATAATTATCAACAATTAACAAATCGCCTTTTTTGTTCAAAATAACCTCTGAATATTGGTTAGCAAGTGCATCAATTAAACAATTTAATGGATAGTCACCAATTTGTACTGTTTTTGCTAAATGATGATCGATATATTCAAAATGATAACGCATCATTAATCGATTAGTATTTTCTTGTACATAAAATAAATTACGCCACACTTCATTTCCAACAACATAAGGTAATTTTATATTCAATACTTCATCATAAGATAAACCAAAAATATCCATTAGTCCTTGTACAATATGCTCGCCAACAACCACTTGATTTAACCCAAAATAAGGCGACTTAGGATCTTCTTCCAAACAAAGCATTACAATGTAGCGAGGCGGTTTTAATGTCCACGAGAAATCTGTATGAAATCCGCCATTTTTAGGATTTTCAGCTAAATCATCGCTATAAACGAGGGTATTAAAATGATGATAATCGCATTCCATTCGTGGAGAAAAATAAATGTGAAAATCATCACGGATCTCTTGAACCAGTTTCTCAAAATCAAGTCCGTAACCAGTTATAGATTGATAACCTTGTTTTTCAATTAAATCAAAATCAATGAGTGAGGCTAAATTCATAATCATTTCCTTTTTGGGTAATTAAATGTTCTTTAATGTAGAGTGAAAAAATTTGGGGAATAATTGTCTTATGGGCAAAACACATCGGCGATTTACTTTCTTTGCGATAAAGTGGGCAACCAGAAGCACACACTTTGCGAAAATTACATTTTTTACAATCGCTATTATTTACATATTGGATAGCTTTACCTCGTTTAATGATTTCAACAAGGCTCTGTTTTTCTGACAATGTGCCGATCGGCTTACCTTTATTAAACTCACTATGGCAAAAATACAAATCGCCATTAAGGTATAACGCTGCCCCTTTTGTTCCCATTGCACAAGGATTTTCTTGTGGACGATGCAAATTCAGATCGCTGACCAACATATGATGAGAAAGCAGGTAGCCTTCTTGAATTTTCTTTTCAAAAT comes from the Pasteurella atlantica genome and includes:
- a CDS encoding ATP-binding cassette domain-containing protein; this encodes MEFYNIYENNLKHIDFKAEIGQLIVVKGTSGSGKSTLVEKVLYAECLRQYKIAQETNDLYYYTVRPKFEKCDHILPTKLIAQQVSRQSITSTVATRTNLLSSIKKLFIDDGVVLHKGNVIEELDSITTLNALYRFYPTAQFYYLFSEYEEITASSFNVICQKLNSNKVIIIDERDREKEIASDKVRNIKAEKYKILIQIDATQFTLYQKNATHLAMKHNNEWVFFNRSLLDTFSGQILLRKCNSLFSKTTNSVLANYCRNCNGKGEVQKQLCETCQGTGFGQETLIVFIKDKNIFDILHLSLNELHNFLTKISIQNENIRQIIDDLETLKKLSLGHLSLSRSLPTLSAGENQRVKIFNLLKENKTNHLLIFDELSSNLSQLDLNNIKQHILALRKHNLVIMVEHSDFFDDIADNILYLGKEAGEKGGYLVEKPEIKGFIKNHNLVKNSKNITVNLAPLYNVDIKSLSIPQNKLICIIGASGAGKTTLALKLLPKALQENHCNTEIFTNTQIHNNSRSILATYLGCFDELRKIFTQYATSKKTELTSSDFSFNSTGGCNECKGIGMIEYHNKIYHQKEVFVCPICQGSRYSNDVALFKLNGMSIIDVLNMQLSKLIKREEFAFLAKTVEILTALSLDHLSLGRSTETLSGGEQQRLRFATFLLKNHKKLEKGGFFLFFDEPASGLDKNSINKILEILYSYLKNNTVICIEHNPYFIKNSEYIIDLGIDIQTKTEKNIVMGDVHQNNFLSFKGE